The following are encoded together in the Nitrospira sp. genome:
- a CDS encoding glycosyltransferase, with amino-acid sequence MKVGMVTASVSRKGGGIQEVVRRSAIELHRRGSNVSVFGLSDEHADEDGKTWKPVAVSVFQQRGYKPFGYAPDLLSALRSAAPDVLHNHGLWMYPSVASVKWAKLTHRPYLISVHGMLDPWAVTHSYWKKKLASMIYEHRHLTQAACLHALCSEEADTIRRYGLSNPISVIPFGIDLPLLDLGETTRHEKALLFLGRLHPKKGLMNLLMAWQRLQHDRIPTVAGWELWIAGWDQGNHEQALRTYAAEQGIERSVRFLGPKFGRDKDVLLRSVGAFVLPSFSEGLPVSVLEAWAYGLPVVMTKECNLPQGFSSGASICIDTTATGIVRGLRDIMALSADDRTAMGMRGRQLVEHQFSWTSYAEHMSSLYEWMSGAGPRPDCVSTH; translated from the coding sequence ATGAAAGTTGGCATGGTTACGGCATCCGTGTCTCGAAAGGGCGGAGGGATACAGGAGGTTGTCAGAAGGAGCGCGATCGAGTTGCATCGTCGAGGTTCCAATGTCAGCGTTTTTGGACTCAGTGATGAGCATGCCGACGAGGATGGCAAAACCTGGAAGCCGGTTGCGGTCAGTGTGTTCCAACAGCGGGGGTACAAGCCGTTCGGATACGCTCCGGATCTGTTGTCGGCACTTCGTTCAGCGGCTCCGGATGTGCTGCACAATCATGGCTTATGGATGTATCCTTCCGTTGCCTCGGTGAAGTGGGCGAAACTGACTCACCGTCCCTATCTCATCAGCGTGCACGGCATGTTGGACCCATGGGCCGTCACCCATTCATATTGGAAGAAGAAGCTTGCGAGCATGATCTATGAACACCGCCACCTGACACAGGCTGCGTGTCTTCATGCGCTGTGTTCAGAGGAAGCCGATACCATTCGTCGCTATGGGCTTTCCAATCCGATTTCCGTCATCCCGTTTGGCATCGATCTTCCCCTTCTGGACCTTGGAGAGACGACTCGACATGAAAAGGCGCTCCTATTTCTTGGTCGTCTCCATCCCAAGAAAGGGCTCATGAACCTCTTGATGGCCTGGCAACGACTTCAACACGATCGCATACCCACCGTAGCGGGATGGGAATTATGGATTGCAGGATGGGACCAAGGGAATCATGAGCAGGCACTTCGAACATATGCTGCCGAGCAAGGCATCGAACGCTCCGTCCGGTTTCTCGGGCCGAAGTTTGGACGAGACAAGGACGTGCTGCTTCGGTCAGTGGGCGCATTTGTGTTGCCCTCCTTCAGCGAAGGCTTGCCGGTCAGTGTCTTGGAAGCGTGGGCCTATGGGTTGCCGGTGGTCATGACGAAAGAATGTAACCTTCCGCAAGGATTTTCATCCGGGGCGTCGATATGCATCGATACGACCGCAACAGGGATCGTGCGTGGGCTGCGGGACATCATGGCGCTGTCCGCTGACGATCGTACGGCCATGGGAATGCGCGGGAGACAACTCGTGGAACACCAGTTCTCATGGACTTCCTATGCGGAACACATGTCGTCCCTGTATGAGTGGATGAGTGGGGCGGGTCCACGGCCTGACTGCGTGAGCACTCATTAG
- a CDS encoding putative colanic acid biosynthesis acetyltransferase: protein MSTPRPDFQTTGNKIRRILWGAVWLLAYRPSPRFLHGWRRCLLRLFGANIEKGAHPYPSVKIWAPWNLTMKQGSCLGDYVRCYSVDRVTLEPHATVSQYSYLCTASHDYRVDGMSLITAPITIGPHAWVAGDAFIGPGVSVGERAVVGARTSVFRDVDPWTVVGGNPARLIRKYHLEREES from the coding sequence ATGAGCACTCCTAGACCAGACTTCCAAACCACTGGAAACAAGATACGTCGGATTCTGTGGGGTGCCGTCTGGTTGCTCGCATATCGACCAAGCCCGCGATTCCTGCATGGCTGGAGGCGGTGCTTGCTGAGGTTGTTCGGAGCCAACATCGAAAAAGGGGCGCACCCCTATCCTTCGGTCAAGATTTGGGCCCCATGGAACCTCACGATGAAACAGGGGAGTTGTCTGGGCGACTATGTGCGATGCTATTCGGTTGACCGAGTTACGCTCGAGCCTCATGCGACGGTGAGTCAATACTCGTATCTCTGCACCGCAAGCCATGATTATCGTGTTGATGGGATGTCGTTGATCACAGCTCCGATTACGATTGGGCCGCATGCATGGGTCGCAGGGGATGCCTTCATCGGACCAGGCGTGAGTGTTGGCGAACGAGCGGTCGTCGGCGCACGGACGAGTGTATTTCGTGACGTCGACCCTTGGACAGTGGTGGGTGGAAATCCTGCCCGACTCATCAGAAAGTATCACCTCGAACGCGAGGAATCATGA
- a CDS encoding glycosyltransferase family 2 protein, which yields MSLSILILTLNEESNLADCIQSVNWSDDIVVLDSFSSDRTVKIAEEMGARVVQRRFDNWSAHQNWALDQISFKHPWVFYLDADERMTEELKRELLAIAGDSMHASVAYYCGRRNMFMGRWIKHAMPPGLIMRFFRPPSVRFQRLVNPVPVIDGPYGYLTGMLIHYNFSKGVSEWIDKHNRYSQLEAQEGMKLIHQREAHEPGLFSTDPALRRRALKNLSFKLPWRPLIKFLYFYVWQRGWLDGKAGFTYCVLQAFYEYMIVVKMHELERQQRGLPI from the coding sequence ATGAGCCTGTCGATTCTCATTCTGACTCTCAACGAAGAAAGCAACCTGGCCGACTGCATCCAATCGGTGAATTGGTCAGACGATATTGTGGTGCTGGATTCCTTCAGTAGCGATCGAACGGTCAAGATTGCGGAGGAGATGGGTGCTCGCGTCGTGCAGCGGCGTTTCGACAATTGGTCTGCGCATCAGAATTGGGCGCTCGACCAAATCTCATTTAAACATCCCTGGGTGTTCTACCTCGATGCCGATGAACGGATGACCGAAGAATTGAAAAGGGAACTGCTCGCGATCGCCGGAGACTCCATGCATGCGTCAGTCGCCTACTATTGTGGGCGGCGGAATATGTTCATGGGGCGTTGGATCAAACATGCGATGCCGCCGGGCCTGATCATGCGCTTTTTCCGCCCTCCGTCGGTGCGATTCCAGCGGTTGGTGAACCCAGTGCCGGTGATCGACGGTCCGTATGGATACCTGACCGGGATGCTGATTCACTACAACTTCAGTAAGGGCGTTTCAGAATGGATCGACAAGCATAATCGTTATTCGCAGCTGGAAGCACAGGAGGGGATGAAACTGATTCACCAGCGTGAGGCACACGAACCAGGATTGTTCAGCACCGATCCTGCGCTCCGCCGGCGAGCACTTAAAAATCTCTCGTTCAAGTTGCCTTGGAGGCCGCTCATTAAGTTTCTGTATTTCTATGTCTGGCAGCGAGGATGGCTGGATGGGAAGGCGGGGTTTACGTACTGCGTCTTGCAAGCCTTCTACGAGTACATGATCGTCGTCAAAATGCACGAGCTTGAACGCCAACAACGCGGGCTCCCAATCTAA